One genomic segment of Impatiens glandulifera chromosome 6, dImpGla2.1, whole genome shotgun sequence includes these proteins:
- the LOC124941463 gene encoding calnexin homolog — protein sequence MEEYRRRIPLQLGFLLLVGFFTAQLFASSDPIFYESFDESFEGRWTVSEKSDYKGTWKHAKSEGHDDSGLLVSEKANKYAIVKELSEAVNLKEGSTVLQYEARLQNGLECGGAYIKYLRPQDARWNVKEFDNESPYSIMFGPDKCGSTNKVHFILNHKNPRSGEYVEHHLKYPPSVPADKLTHVYTAILGSDNELCILIDGEEKKKANFLSSEDFEPALIPSKTIADPDDTKPEDWDERAKIPDPDATKPDDWDEDAPLEIEDDDAEKPEGWLDDEPADIDDPDSTKPDDWDDEEDGEWEAPKIDNPKCEVAPGCGEWKRPTKRNPAYKGKWHAPLIDNPNYKGIWKPQDIPNPDYFELDKPEFEPIAAIGIEIWTMDDGILFDNILIADDDIVAESYRITTWKPKFDSEKEKQKAEEAAAAAAAGSDTLKSFQKQVFDLLYKVADIPFLSEHKHKVLDLIEKAEKQPNLTIGVVISVIVVVLSILLKLLFGGKKKKVNVTPAEAAATTTTTTTGSGSSEETEEQNEVKEDEPAAPRKRNTRRAS from the exons ATGGAAGAGTATAGACGGAGGATTCCTCTTCAGTTAGGTTTCCTTCTTTTAGTCGGTTTCTTCACTGCTCAACTCTTCGCATCTTCTGATCCG ATCTTCTACGAGTCATTTGACGAGTCGTTTGAAGGTCGATGGACCGTTTCTGAGAAGAGCGACTACAAAG GTACATGGAAACATGCCAAAAGTGAAGGACATGACGATTCTGGCTTACTTGTTAGTGAGAAAGCAAATAAATATGCAATTGTAAAGGAACTATCTGAGGCTGTAAATCTCAAGGAGGGTTCAACTGTTCTTCAGTATGAAGCTCGTCTTCAGAATGGGCTTGAATGTGGTGGAGCATATATAAAGTATCTTCGCCCTCAAGATGCTCGATGGAATGTTAAGGAGTTTGACAATGAGTCTCCTTACTCTATCATGTTTGGACCTGACAAATGTGGATCAACAAACAAGGTTCACTTCATTCTAAACCATAAGAATCCCAGAAGTGGTGAATATGTTGAGCATCATCTTAAGTACCCCCCATCTGTACCAGCTGATAAACTAACTCATGTTTATACTGCTATTTTGGGGTCTGACAATGAATTATGTATTCTGATTGACGgtgaagagaagaagaaggctaATTTTCTATCAAGTGAGGACTTTGAACCGGCACTGATTCCTTCCAAGACCATTGCCGATCCAGATGATACAAAACCCGAGGATTGGGATGAAAGGGCAAAGATCCCTGATCCAGATGCCACAAAACCGGATGATTGGGATGAAGATGCTCCATTGGagattgaagatgatgatgcaGAAAAACCAGAAGGATGGTTAGATGATGAGCCTGCAGATATCGATGATCCTGACTCTACTAAACCTGATGATTgggatgatgaagaagatggtgAATGGGAGGCACCAAAGATTGACAACCCTAAATGCGAGGTTGCCCCTGGTTGTGGCGAATGGAAGAGACCAACAAAAAGAAATCCGGCTTATAAAGGAAAATGGCATGCCCCATTGATAGACAATCCTAACTACAAGGGCATCTGGAAGCCACAAGATATTCCCAACCCGGATTACTTTGAGCTTGATAAACCAGAATTTGAACCTATTGCAGCCATTGGTATCGAGATATGGACGATGGATGATGGCATTTTGTTCGATAACATTTTGATAGCTGATGATGATATAGTTGCTGAGTCATACAGGATCACTACCTGGAAACCAAAATTTGATTCCGAGAAAGAGAAACAGAAGGCTGAGGAAGCAGCAGCAGCTGCAGCTGCTGGATCTGATACTCTTAAGAGCTTCCAG AAACAAGTGTTTGATCTTCTCTACAAGGTAGCTGACATTCCGTTCTTGAGCGAACACAAGCATAAAGTTTTG GATCTCATTGAGAAAGCAGAGAAACAACCGAATCTGACAATTGGTGTCGTAATCTCTGTTATAGTAGTCGTGCTGTCAATTTTGTTAAAGCTGCTTTTTGgtgggaagaagaagaag GTAAATGTGACTCCGGCTGAAGCCGCTGCCACCACAACCACAACCACAACCGGAAGCGGAAGCAGTGAAGAGACAGAAGAGCAGAACGAAGTAAAAGAGGATGAACCAGCTGCTCCTCGCAAAAGGAATACACGGCGCGCCAGTTAA